Genomic window (Streptosporangium brasiliense):
GTCCGTCCGCCAGAAGGCTGGTGAGCTGGGTGACGGTGAAGACGAAGACCAGGTCGAAGAAGAGTTCAAGTGTGGAGACGCGGAGCTCACCCTCCGCGGGGGCGGGTTCGACCCGCTCGGTGAACCAGCCGGGCAGACGCATGCGCCCATTGTGGGGAATCAGCCGACCGTTATGTGTGTATACGGAGTTAATTATGCGGACAGCGTGATCATGTTCTCCGGTGGATCCGCCGAGCCCGGCCCGGAGCCGTGGCGAGACTGTCACCGGCGCCGAGGCAGCCCCCCCGCCCTGATGGGGCGGTTCCCCCTCTCCGGACCTGCGTCCGCCTCCCGATCCGCGTCCGCCTCCGGACCTGCATCCTTCCCCGGATCCGCTTCCGTCCCCGGACCCGCGTCCCCCTCAGGCGCCGTCGCCGTCCCGGGCGGGACCGTCCTTCTGCCCGGCCACCAGGGTGTCGGCGCCCTGGCCGGGGTGGGAGGCGGGCTCCGGCTCGCTCGCCGTGCTGCGGCGGCGCGCCCGGGGCGGGACGGCGGGGGACTCCGGGCCGTCCCCGCCGGGCTCGGCGCCGTCCGCCGGGGTGGTCCGGGCCGGCTTCCCGACCCTGCCTGCCCGCGCCGGCCGCTCCGCCCGGACCGCCGTCTCCGCCGGGGCGGACGGGGCGGGCGGGGAGGGCTGGGCGGGCCTGAGGGCCTCCGGCTCGCGCAGTGCGGCGATGACGTCGTCGGCCTCGGCCTCGGCGGCGAAGTCCTCGGCGGCCTCGGCCTCGCGCCGCTTGATCACCACCATGTGGTCGACCGACAGGCGGCCCGCGCCGCCGACCGCCAGGAGGATGGAGGCCGCGCCGAGCGCCACGACCAGGTTGACGTCGCCGCCGGTCAGCGGCAGGCCCTGATCGCCGCTGGCCAGGACGAACACGGCGACGGCCTCGGCGAACAGCAGCAGCCCGCAGGCCGGTACGGCGAGCCCGGCCACGAGCAGGGCTCCGCCGATGAGCTCCATGAGCATCGTGGTGGCGGCCCAGACGCCGGGGGCGGGGGCGCCCAGGGTGGCGAACTGGTCACCGGTGGCGGTCAGCCCCGCTTCCAGCTTGTGCCACCCGTTGGCGAAGAAGATCCCGCCCACCCCCAGCCTGGCGGCCAGGGCGGCGAGATCGTGGAGGGTTCGTCGCACGGTTCCTCATTCTGGTCAGATTCCCCGTTCTTGCCCATAGATGACCGCGCGGCGGCTGTCCAAACCCGTCAGTCGGAGCTGTCCTGGTCAGCGGATCGGCGGGGGACCAGGAGCGCCACCGCCGTGGCGGTCGCGCCCAGCAGGAACACGCTCACCACCAGCGTGGTGTGCAGTCCGGAGACGAACGCGACGCGGGCCGCGGCCAGCAGCGCGCTCCCTCCGGCGCCGCCGATCTCCTGTGCCGCGTGCGCGGCGGCGGCCAGCGACTGGCGGGCCAGGGTCATCAGCTCGGGGGAGACGCCCGCGACCGGGCCCAGCGAGGGCGCGTAGACGATGGTGGTGATCGTGCCCAGGACCGCCACCCCCAGCCCGGCGCCGAGCTCGTAGGCGGTCTCCTCGATCGCGGCGGCGCCGCCCGCCCGCGACTCGGGGGTGGACGACATGATCGTGTCGGAG
Coding sequences:
- a CDS encoding DoxX family protein translates to MRRTLHDLAALAARLGVGGIFFANGWHKLEAGLTATGDQFATLGAPAPGVWAATTMLMELIGGALLVAGLAVPACGLLLFAEAVAVFVLASGDQGLPLTGGDVNLVVALGAASILLAVGGAGRLSVDHMVVIKRREAEAAEDFAAEAEADDVIAALREPEALRPAQPSPPAPSAPAETAVRAERPARAGRVGKPARTTPADGAEPGGDGPESPAVPPRARRRSTASEPEPASHPGQGADTLVAGQKDGPARDGDGA